In a genomic window of Gossypium arboreum isolate Shixiya-1 chromosome 7, ASM2569848v2, whole genome shotgun sequence:
- the LOC108476582 gene encoding glycosyltransferase-like At3g57200, with protein sequence MSYRFLIGKTFFENSSSHLTIRSSSVLRFSETSTSAGLTQILPWMFYHKVIGVTTFYLFVEGHASSPNVSRVLESIPAFIIASTAKRKSYFTGINLKAVFFSFFPWMRCFIAPFCSIQMYGCADVKLQTSGFCRYREHVVWGDKDLRLKLLRKGILTRKYTPMKNYDHFPKETHFGLYREATHGNPNYFLTYGNEKEAACVQDELRPNGAH encoded by the exons ATGTCTTACAGATTTTTAATCGGTAAGACATTTTTCGAAAATTCTTCCTCCCATCTCACTATCCGTTCTTCATCTGTTCTGAGATTTTCCGAAACAAG TACATCAGCCGGGTTGACGCAGATTTTACCATGGATGTTTTATCATAAGGTTATTGGAGTCACAACCTTTTACCTCTTTGTCGAAGGACATGCATCATCTCCCAATGTTTCCAGAGTTTTGGAATCTATTCCT GCATTCATAATTGCTTCAACTGCAAAGAGGAAGAGTTACTTCACTGGTATAAACTTGAAGGcagtctttttttctttttttccctggATGCGTTGTTTTATTGCACCTTTCTGCTCGATACAAATGTATGGATGCGCTGATGTCAAACTACAGACCTCTGGTTTTTGTAGGTACAGGGAACATGTTGTTTGGGGTGATAAAGACCTTAGGCTGAAACTCCTAAGAAAGGGGATTTTAACTCGCAAATATACTCCTATG AAGAACTATGACCATTTTCCAAAGGAAACACATTTTGGCTTGTATAGAGAAGCAACTCATGGTAACCCAAACTACTTCTTGACTTATGGGAATGAGAAAGAAGCTGCATGTGTTCAAGATGAGCTTCGTCCAAATGGTGCTCATTGA